The proteins below are encoded in one region of Sporosarcina sp. FSL K6-1508:
- a CDS encoding metal-sensing transcriptional repressor, which produces MTQNERDHPDILLQIVAVRKALDNTAEIIFSDFIEGCIINAVHEGYEKEVIKDIKKTLDHYIC; this is translated from the coding sequence ATGACTCAAAATGAGCGTGACCATCCCGATATCTTACTGCAAATTGTTGCCGTTAGAAAAGCGTTGGACAACACGGCAGAAATCATTTTTTCAGATTTCATAGAAGGTTGTATAATCAATGCTGTACATGAAGGATACGAAAAAGAAGTTATAAAGGACATAAAAAAAACTTTAGACCACTATATTTGCTAA
- a CDS encoding nitrite reductase, whose product MTSSNSVQIAVNGGISFGSKLTTQQLLMLSTYLSIDTEIELTTFQQLYIWVPKERVNEIIKKFEQEGLYCYPVGNYVKSLRTCNFCKGYEEEGMPVAIELNRRIAGIPVPFTLKPAYTGCPIGCGEPMVADLGVMKMQNSYNLYVGGKSKGLDASVGVLVYEKLTPEELFEHAEKMIHYYAQNGRRREAFSKFIQRIGLQDFLDNAIVFEKNDAN is encoded by the coding sequence ATGACCTCTTCGAATTCGGTTCAAATTGCAGTTAATGGAGGAATTTCTTTTGGCTCAAAATTGACCACTCAACAATTACTAATGTTAAGCACGTATCTTTCTATAGACACGGAAATTGAATTAACAACTTTCCAACAATTGTATATCTGGGTTCCTAAAGAACGAGTAAATGAAATAATTAAGAAATTCGAGCAAGAAGGATTGTACTGTTATCCTGTAGGGAATTATGTTAAGAGTTTGCGAACCTGTAATTTTTGCAAGGGTTATGAGGAAGAAGGCATGCCTGTTGCAATCGAATTGAATCGTCGAATTGCAGGAATACCTGTACCATTTACACTTAAGCCAGCATATACAGGGTGCCCAATTGGTTGCGGAGAACCAATGGTTGCAGACCTTGGTGTAATGAAAATGCAGAATAGCTATAACCTCTATGTCGGTGGTAAATCAAAGGGCCTTGATGCTTCGGTTGGGGTGCTTGTATATGAGAAGTTAACCCCGGAAGAACTATTTGAACATGCAGAGAAAATGATACATTATTATGCTCAGAATGGAAGGCGTCGGGAGGCCTTTTCGAAATTTATTCAACGAATTGGTTTACAAGATTTTCTGGACAATGCAATTGTATTTGAAAAAAATGATGCTAATTAG
- a CDS encoding ABC transporter permease — protein sequence MVKFFANKLLQYFIVIVLMLTLNFLLPRLMPGNPLMYLAGEDVGFMSTAEKEAILDKHGLNDSIGIQYITYLKNTVTGDFGYSYQQKRLISDLLKERLPWTLLLTGLGLVISTVIGVIFGTISAWRRGSSTDAKLLTLFMFLSAMPSFWVGMILVSIFSAQLGWFPVFGAESPGANFLGVERWIDIIHHLVLPLATLVIISVTSTFMTMRYSMLTVLGEDYIMMAKAKGVQDKVIKYKHAMRNALLPVSTVFMLSLGFTLGGATVIETVFAYPGVGRLMFESVLSRDYPLIQATFLIITFSVVFANLLADLLYPLIDPKVGK from the coding sequence ATGGTGAAGTTTTTTGCGAATAAACTTTTGCAATATTTTATCGTCATTGTACTGATGCTGACCCTGAATTTTTTACTGCCACGATTAATGCCAGGGAATCCTTTAATGTATTTGGCAGGAGAAGACGTTGGATTTATGTCCACGGCTGAAAAGGAAGCAATCTTAGATAAACATGGTTTGAATGATTCAATTGGAATTCAATATATTACTTATCTTAAGAATACAGTTACGGGTGATTTTGGCTATTCTTATCAACAAAAACGTTTAATCTCCGACTTATTGAAAGAACGATTACCGTGGACATTACTACTGACCGGTCTTGGATTGGTTATTTCAACAGTTATCGGGGTCATATTTGGTACAATTTCCGCATGGAGACGAGGGTCATCTACTGACGCTAAACTCTTGACGTTGTTCATGTTTTTAAGTGCGATGCCTTCTTTTTGGGTAGGAATGATTTTGGTTTCGATTTTTTCTGCACAATTAGGCTGGTTTCCGGTTTTCGGTGCTGAATCTCCAGGGGCAAACTTTTTGGGTGTAGAACGTTGGATTGATATTATCCATCACTTAGTATTACCTTTGGCGACATTAGTCATTATTTCCGTGACGAGTACATTCATGACAATGAGGTACTCCATGTTGACTGTTTTAGGTGAGGATTATATTATGATGGCCAAAGCGAAAGGCGTCCAAGATAAAGTAATTAAATACAAGCATGCAATGCGAAATGCATTGCTTCCGGTCTCCACAGTTTTCATGTTGAGTCTCGGATTCACACTTGGAGGAGCTACTGTCATCGAAACCGTTTTTGCTTATCCGGGAGTCGGAAGATTAATGTTCGAGTCTGTCTTAAGTAGGGATTATCCATTAATCCAAGCAACATTTCTAATTATTACATTCAGTGTGGTATTTGCGAATCTATTGGCGGATCTACTCTATCCGCTCATTGATCCAAAGGTGGGGAAATAG
- a CDS encoding metal-sensitive transcriptional regulator codes for MEIVEVESIRSEESSCEKNERRSHHSLKVKSNLTSRLNRIEGQIRGIKGLIERDIYCDDVITQISAAQAALNSVATILLEGHLKTCVLERLQAGDEEVLDEVLVTFQKLMRK; via the coding sequence ATGGAAATTGTAGAAGTGGAGTCTATTAGGAGCGAAGAGTCATCCTGCGAAAAAAATGAACGTAGAAGTCACCATTCTCTAAAAGTGAAGTCTAATTTAACCAGCCGATTGAACCGGATTGAGGGCCAAATAAGAGGAATTAAGGGTTTAATTGAGCGTGATATATATTGTGATGACGTAATAACCCAAATTTCAGCTGCCCAGGCTGCCCTGAATAGCGTAGCGACAATACTGCTGGAGGGGCATCTAAAAACCTGTGTACTGGAACGTCTCCAAGCTGGAGATGAAGAAGTGTTAGATGAAGTATTAGTTACATTCCAAAAACTTATGAGAAAATGA
- a CDS encoding ABC transporter ATP-binding protein — protein MNRTVLSVENLSTYYKTDKGISRAVENVSFTVDKGEILGLIGESGCGKSTVAQSILRLIEYPGKVVSGKVFLNKKNLLHATESELNNIRWKEISVIPQSAMNALNPVYSIGNQVMEAILLHERVPRKDALARTKILLELVGIDKERWKSYPHEFSGGMKQRVAIAMALACNPQMIISDESTTGLDVLTQSQVIALIKDLQLKMDLAVMLISHDLPMVISISDKIAIMYAGKIVEWAATEDIMNAPRHPYSKALMNATPDLANPEKRVVSIPGTVPNLVNIEPCCRFHTRCPYAFDRCRVEEPQFKEVKTGHFTACFLEEDYDNALAT, from the coding sequence ATGAACAGAACTGTCCTTTCCGTTGAGAATCTTTCCACTTATTATAAAACTGATAAAGGAATTTCAAGAGCTGTTGAAAATGTTTCATTCACAGTGGACAAAGGTGAGATTTTAGGTCTTATTGGAGAGTCAGGCTGCGGGAAGTCAACGGTCGCACAATCTATTTTACGATTGATTGAGTACCCTGGAAAAGTGGTTTCAGGAAAAGTGTTTTTAAATAAAAAAAACTTGCTGCATGCAACTGAATCTGAATTAAACAATATTCGTTGGAAAGAGATATCGGTGATTCCTCAAAGCGCAATGAATGCACTTAATCCTGTTTACTCTATTGGTAATCAAGTAATGGAAGCCATTCTATTACATGAGCGAGTTCCAAGAAAAGACGCTTTGGCACGAACGAAGATATTACTTGAATTGGTCGGAATTGATAAGGAACGTTGGAAGTCGTATCCACATGAATTCAGTGGAGGAATGAAACAACGAGTAGCTATTGCAATGGCACTCGCATGCAATCCCCAAATGATCATTTCTGACGAATCAACTACGGGTTTAGATGTTCTGACCCAGTCACAAGTCATTGCACTGATAAAAGATTTACAGTTGAAAATGGATTTGGCTGTTATGTTAATTTCACATGATCTTCCGATGGTAATATCTATTTCAGATAAAATTGCCATTATGTACGCGGGGAAAATAGTCGAATGGGCGGCAACCGAAGATATTATGAATGCTCCTAGACATCCGTATTCAAAAGCATTAATGAATGCAACTCCAGATCTAGCCAATCCAGAAAAAAGAGTAGTATCGATACCAGGTACAGTTCCGAATTTAGTGAACATTGAGCCATGTTGTAGATTCCATACTCGTTGTCCTTATGCATTTGATCGTTGTCGCGTGGAAGAGCCGCAATTTAAAGAAGTAAAGACCGGTCACTTTACTGCTTGTTTTCTAGAGGAGGATTATGACAATGCCCTTGCTACTTGA
- a CDS encoding PIG-L deacetylase family protein — MSKGKKLLFLGVYGMEVVECGGALAKNVLNGGESYASIMLCSETSQSQVFKAAAELDVDVTFLNFEFGMVDLSYQAKVKLIRRIREVKPDIIITQDPEHSYHDLDPDRRPAMILILESIALASRDFALNEMEGLEPHSIPTIYYMTPHHPNTVVDISQVWDKKEKAMEQLESQLAFSGAHFDQMLDSKTAEILSPGYRDLTSHADKGRAIHKALDKAVHLYHGFPSHGNFALAEAYRREGNFHLQQLTE; from the coding sequence ATGTCGAAGGGTAAAAAGTTATTATTCTTAGGTGTGTATGGCATGGAAGTAGTGGAGTGTGGAGGGGCGTTAGCAAAGAATGTATTGAATGGTGGAGAATCCTATGCATCCATCATGTTATGTAGTGAAACGAGTCAATCCCAAGTTTTCAAGGCAGCCGCTGAACTTGATGTCGATGTTACCTTTTTAAATTTCGAATTCGGAATGGTAGATTTGAGCTATCAAGCGAAAGTGAAGTTAATTCGCCGTATTCGCGAAGTTAAACCTGATATTATCATTACCCAAGATCCAGAGCATTCTTATCATGATCTAGATCCGGATCGTCGTCCAGCAATGATATTAATACTTGAGTCAATAGCACTTGCATCGCGTGATTTTGCATTAAATGAAATGGAGGGTCTGGAACCCCACTCAATTCCGACCATTTATTATATGACACCTCATCATCCGAATACGGTTGTCGACATTTCACAAGTCTGGGATAAGAAAGAAAAAGCGATGGAGCAATTGGAAAGTCAATTGGCATTTAGTGGGGCTCATTTCGACCAAATGCTTGATAGTAAAACAGCTGAAATTTTGTCTCCGGGATATAGGGATTTAACGAGTCATGCAGATAAAGGGAGAGCTATTCATAAAGCGTTGGATAAAGCTGTTCACTTGTACCATGGATTTCCGTCACATGGGAATTTTGCATTAGCTGAAGCATATCGACGCGAAGGAAATTTTCACTTGCAACAATTGACTGAATAA
- a CDS encoding ABC transporter substrate-binding protein has protein sequence MTVTILLALTIMPVQAAPSVEKLSVGITKDENSLNPYTYITGYPGLDLVSLLYDNLFQLDENNEPIPWLVKDFSISDDGMKYEFTLHENVKWHDGKPLTANDIKFTMEYFIKYPKSRFTNPLKSIESIEVDGDSKLSLMLSQAEPNFMIQPLADLPILPEHIWSSITAPDDETNNIGSGPYKFVEHKSGQYYKFGANEDYFKGEPHIQEIIFPIIEDTTAMFTALQTGDIDVVSASISPELVEQFESNKKIQVARGPGYGTTLFQINSEKYPMSESAFRGAIDNAIDKQYLVDTVLLGFAEVGSPGFIHPSSQAYNTDLKASFDQIEAKKLLADAGFKDTNGDGFIEGQNGEKIDLTLLVYAGNPIRIRTAEIISEGLNAIGIKNTVKAMDSTTVDSLMWPDFDVSKGRDYDIGIWGWSNTMQLFPDRMIDLFHSDPTIGSTNIGGYKSEKFDELSQKLIDTLDEAERGKVIKEMQAFIAKDSPIITLYYQELVNAFNPEVFDQYVFQVGKGIINKLSFVSGDWSGKVATNSIKPDDNKTDMKTDVAVKTGSDGNNNFIYIFGILIVALIVVYMFMRNKKKETKKDEFDI, from the coding sequence TTGACGGTAACAATACTGTTAGCTCTTACAATTATGCCTGTACAAGCCGCCCCAAGTGTTGAAAAGCTTAGTGTAGGGATTACGAAAGATGAAAATTCATTAAATCCTTATACTTATATAACAGGATATCCGGGATTGGATCTAGTTAGCTTACTGTATGATAATTTATTTCAGTTGGATGAAAATAATGAACCGATTCCTTGGCTCGTTAAAGACTTTTCAATAAGTGATGATGGCATGAAATATGAATTCACACTGCATGAAAATGTGAAGTGGCATGACGGAAAGCCACTTACCGCAAACGATATCAAATTTACAATGGAGTACTTTATTAAATATCCAAAATCACGTTTTACAAATCCTTTAAAATCGATTGAATCAATTGAGGTAGATGGAGATTCTAAGTTATCATTGATGCTTTCGCAAGCAGAACCAAACTTCATGATACAACCTTTGGCGGATCTACCTATTTTACCAGAACATATTTGGTCATCTATTACAGCTCCAGACGATGAAACTAACAATATAGGAAGTGGTCCATACAAATTTGTAGAACACAAGTCAGGGCAATATTACAAATTTGGGGCGAATGAAGACTATTTTAAAGGTGAACCACATATTCAAGAAATTATTTTCCCTATAATTGAAGACACCACGGCTATGTTTACGGCGCTGCAAACAGGAGATATTGATGTTGTCTCTGCCAGTATATCACCAGAACTCGTGGAACAATTTGAATCGAATAAGAAAATACAAGTTGCAAGAGGCCCAGGTTATGGGACTACATTATTCCAAATTAATTCAGAAAAGTATCCAATGTCAGAATCGGCATTTCGCGGTGCAATCGACAATGCAATTGATAAGCAATACTTGGTGGATACTGTACTTCTCGGTTTTGCAGAAGTAGGTAGTCCAGGCTTTATCCATCCGTCATCACAAGCATATAATACTGATTTGAAAGCTTCTTTCGATCAGATAGAAGCGAAAAAGCTGCTAGCGGATGCAGGTTTTAAAGATACGAATGGTGACGGGTTCATAGAAGGTCAAAATGGCGAGAAAATTGACTTGACGCTACTCGTTTATGCGGGGAATCCTATTAGGATTCGTACAGCGGAGATTATCTCGGAAGGACTAAATGCTATTGGAATTAAAAATACTGTAAAAGCAATGGATTCAACAACCGTAGACTCGTTAATGTGGCCTGATTTTGATGTAAGTAAAGGCAGAGATTACGATATAGGTATATGGGGTTGGTCTAATACAATGCAGTTATTTCCAGATCGTATGATTGATCTTTTTCATTCAGATCCTACTATCGGATCTACAAATATTGGAGGCTATAAGAGTGAAAAATTCGATGAGTTAAGTCAGAAGCTGATTGATACATTGGATGAAGCAGAACGTGGGAAAGTCATAAAGGAGATGCAAGCATTTATTGCAAAAGATTCACCGATTATCACTTTGTATTATCAGGAACTTGTAAATGCCTTTAATCCAGAAGTTTTCGATCAATATGTGTTTCAAGTAGGAAAAGGGATCATCAATAAACTGTCCTTTGTATCTGGAGATTGGAGTGGAAAAGTAGCTACGAATTCTATAAAGCCCGACGATAACAAAACGGACATGAAAACAGATGTAGCAGTTAAAACTGGGTCCGACGGTAATAACAACTTTATTTATATTTTTGGGATATTGATTGTAGCATTAATCGTAGTATACATGTTTATGAGAAATAAAAAGAAAGAAACAAAGAAAGATGAATTTGATATATGA
- a CDS encoding ABC transporter ATP-binding protein: protein MPLLLEVKELEKVFIKKTGSMFKRKKTDVYAVNNISFSIRKGEILGIIGESGCGKTTTIRMIMRLMKESNGDIIFNGKNLCASSDSEITKIRKDMQMIFQDPYDTLNPGMRIVDILMEPLNVHESSLSREGKYKKVKEITEAIELIPAEDYLQRYPHQLSGGQRQRIAIARSVILRPSFIAADEPTSMLDVSVRAGILNLLLDLRDKFGLTMLLITHDLSTASYMCNRIAVMYQGSIVEIGSTQQIINSPKHPYTKALVSVVKDLNHFIKNREKMILDGEVDSTKRASGCIFVSRCPNQEHICHSKLPIMETLSENHSVACHFHQSFHENLSQEMEHLST from the coding sequence ATGCCCTTGCTACTTGAAGTGAAAGAACTGGAAAAAGTTTTTATTAAAAAAACAGGGTCAATGTTTAAACGAAAGAAAACAGATGTATATGCTGTCAATAATATATCTTTTTCAATCAGAAAAGGAGAAATACTTGGTATTATTGGGGAAAGTGGTTGCGGTAAAACAACAACAATTCGAATGATTATGCGACTTATGAAAGAGTCGAACGGGGACATTATCTTCAATGGAAAGAACTTATGTGCTTCATCTGATTCGGAAATAACAAAGATTCGAAAAGATATGCAAATGATTTTTCAAGATCCCTATGACACATTAAATCCAGGTATGCGAATTGTTGATATCTTGATGGAACCACTGAATGTGCATGAATCGAGTTTATCAAGAGAAGGGAAGTATAAAAAAGTAAAAGAAATAACAGAAGCAATTGAATTGATACCTGCTGAAGATTACTTACAGCGATATCCACATCAATTAAGTGGTGGGCAACGTCAAAGAATTGCCATCGCGAGGTCTGTCATCTTAAGGCCCTCCTTCATTGCGGCAGACGAACCTACTTCTATGTTAGACGTTTCTGTTCGAGCCGGAATTCTCAATTTACTTTTGGATTTACGTGATAAATTTGGACTGACGATGTTGTTAATCACACATGATTTATCTACAGCCAGTTATATGTGTAATCGAATTGCTGTTATGTATCAGGGGAGTATTGTTGAAATTGGATCAACTCAGCAAATTATAAATTCTCCAAAACATCCATACACGAAAGCACTAGTTTCGGTTGTGAAAGATTTAAATCATTTCATTAAAAATCGCGAGAAAATGATTCTGGATGGTGAAGTAGATTCTACGAAGAGAGCATCTGGATGTATATTCGTATCTAGGTGTCCGAACCAGGAGCATATATGTCATTCAAAATTGCCAATCATGGAGACGTTATCAGAAAATCACTCCGTCGCCTGCCATTTTCACCAAAGTTTCCATGAAAATCTTTCACAAGAAATGGAGCATCTTTCAACATGA
- a CDS encoding ABC transporter permease: MGNNRWSYYWKVLSSSKLGILGLFLLGFFLVIAVFAPFLAPFDPMDRVGVPFTKPNGKFLLGTNDIGQDILSEILYGSRVSLLIGIIAALISISLGVIIGVVSGYYGGKVDSFLMRVVDLVLVIPFLPLMILLAAFVGPSFWNIILVISLISWASPARVIRSQVLNLKTKGYVEAAKSIGTKMSTIMYKHITPGIIPIALSQFVMAASNAILIEASLSFLGLGDPFTKSWGTILYYAQARGAFLTDAWLWWILPPGLLITMLIIGFAFTGYSLEEILNPRLRKGR, encoded by the coding sequence ATGGGAAATAATAGATGGTCATATTATTGGAAAGTTTTATCTTCTAGTAAATTAGGTATTCTTGGACTCTTTTTGCTTGGGTTCTTTCTTGTAATTGCTGTTTTCGCACCATTTTTGGCTCCCTTTGACCCAATGGATCGAGTAGGTGTTCCATTTACCAAACCGAACGGCAAGTTTTTACTTGGTACAAATGATATAGGGCAAGATATATTAAGTGAGATCTTGTATGGATCTCGTGTTTCATTGCTGATTGGCATAATTGCTGCACTAATTTCCATCTCATTAGGTGTAATTATTGGGGTAGTTTCCGGATATTATGGTGGAAAGGTAGATTCTTTCCTAATGCGGGTGGTTGATCTGGTACTAGTTATCCCATTTTTACCGTTAATGATTTTATTGGCAGCGTTTGTTGGACCAAGCTTTTGGAATATTATTCTTGTCATTAGTTTAATTTCCTGGGCGTCTCCAGCACGAGTCATACGTTCACAGGTGTTAAATTTAAAAACTAAGGGTTATGTAGAAGCGGCAAAATCAATTGGAACTAAGATGTCAACGATTATGTACAAACATATTACGCCTGGTATCATTCCGATTGCATTATCTCAATTTGTTATGGCTGCAAGTAATGCTATTTTAATTGAGGCCTCACTAAGCTTTCTTGGCCTAGGCGATCCATTTACAAAAAGTTGGGGAACCATCCTTTATTATGCACAAGCTCGGGGTGCGTTTCTAACTGATGCATGGCTTTGGTGGATTCTACCACCGGGGTTACTTATTACGATGCTAATCATTGGATTTGCATTTACAGGTTATTCATTGGAAGAGATATTAAATCCACGTTTGAGAAAGGGGCGTTAA
- a CDS encoding response regulator transcription factor, translating to MNKQIKVLVIEDDPYICDLIILYAEKSGYIVSIANNGMAGLEMFFNSPPDLVILDIMMPEMDGWEVCKEIRRYDKTPIIMLTGKGESYDKLKGFNLGTDDYLVKPFDPNELMARIKAVQRRANPTLGTNEIIELPLLEIDLQQYKVIYDKKEIVLPPKEMELLHFLVIHPNQVFTRQQLLEQIWGLDFEGDPRTVDVHIKRIRDKLGDPNSYWRVKTIRGVGYKFEVDNQ from the coding sequence ATGAACAAGCAAATTAAAGTTCTCGTCATTGAAGATGATCCTTACATTTGTGATTTGATTATTTTATACGCTGAAAAAAGTGGCTATATAGTTAGCATTGCAAACAATGGAATGGCAGGATTAGAGATGTTTTTTAATAGTCCCCCTGATCTTGTTATTCTGGATATTATGATGCCTGAAATGGACGGTTGGGAAGTTTGTAAGGAAATTAGGAGATATGATAAAACGCCCATTATTATGTTGACAGGGAAAGGCGAAAGCTACGACAAACTAAAAGGTTTCAACCTAGGAACAGATGATTACCTGGTGAAGCCTTTTGATCCGAACGAATTAATGGCACGGATAAAAGCGGTACAGCGGCGAGCCAATCCGACGTTAGGTACAAATGAGATTATTGAACTTCCCTTGTTGGAGATTGATCTTCAACAATACAAGGTAATCTATGATAAAAAGGAGATTGTGTTGCCACCTAAAGAAATGGAGTTGCTGCATTTTCTTGTCATACATCCGAATCAAGTATTCACACGTCAGCAGCTGTTGGAACAAATATGGGGTTTAGATTTTGAGGGGGATCCTAGAACGGTCGATGTGCATATCAAAAGGATTCGAGACAAATTGGGAGATCCCAACTCTTATTGGAGGGTGAAAACCATAAGAGGAGTTGGATATAAATTTGAGGTGGACAACCAGTGA
- a CDS encoding MATE family efflux transporter has protein sequence MALENLVKEQSLKQKVMVVLALAVPAMIENILQTVVGFVDTLFVAQLGLTEVTAVGIANAIIAVYIAIFMAIGIGTSSLIAQNIGAGNIAGAKRVAKQSTIISCITGILFGSLTFFFAELLLSIMGAEPNVMKEGVTYLRIVGVPSIFIALMFIFGSILRASGDTKTPMKVSLWINILHVGLDFLLIFGIGSFAGWGVAGAAWATVIVRIIGTGLLFYYVQHSSVSFSWSRQNQGESMMTSILKLSTPAAAERLFMRVGQVLYFSLIVHIGTETYAAHTIAGNIETFSYMPGYGLAIAATTLVGQCIGSKKYQEAYVYGLLTTGIGVLFMSVIGVFMFILAPWLASWFTTEASAIKMVTIALRIDAFAQPALAVGLILTGALQGAGDTKTPMYSTAVGMWVVRIIGIYVLGIKLDMGIAGVWLAIALDIFVRAIFLFWKYHNLFQKFNHSISGEKVSK, from the coding sequence ATGGCTTTAGAGAACCTTGTTAAAGAACAGTCCCTGAAACAGAAAGTTATGGTTGTTTTAGCTTTGGCTGTACCCGCTATGATTGAAAATATACTTCAGACCGTTGTTGGATTCGTAGATACCTTATTTGTTGCTCAATTAGGATTAACGGAAGTGACGGCTGTAGGAATAGCTAACGCAATCATTGCTGTATATATCGCAATTTTCATGGCCATAGGTATTGGCACATCTTCTTTAATTGCTCAAAATATAGGAGCAGGAAACATTGCTGGAGCTAAAAGAGTAGCTAAACAGTCGACAATTATTTCATGTATAACTGGAATACTATTTGGTAGTTTAACATTTTTTTTCGCCGAACTATTATTGTCCATAATGGGAGCCGAACCTAATGTAATGAAAGAAGGAGTCACATATTTACGTATTGTCGGGGTTCCTTCTATATTTATTGCTTTAATGTTTATATTCGGTAGCATATTACGGGCTAGTGGAGATACGAAAACACCTATGAAGGTTAGCCTGTGGATCAATATCCTGCATGTAGGGCTTGATTTTTTATTAATCTTCGGAATCGGTAGCTTTGCTGGTTGGGGAGTAGCTGGCGCCGCCTGGGCTACAGTTATTGTACGAATTATTGGAACTGGTTTGTTATTTTATTATGTACAACATTCAAGTGTTTCTTTTTCCTGGTCTCGACAAAATCAAGGTGAATCTATGATGACTTCTATTTTAAAACTTTCAACACCCGCAGCGGCGGAGCGCTTATTCATGAGAGTCGGTCAAGTTTTGTATTTCAGTTTAATTGTACACATTGGTACAGAAACATATGCTGCTCATACCATTGCTGGGAATATTGAAACCTTTTCATATATGCCCGGCTACGGTTTAGCCATTGCTGCTACAACCCTTGTTGGTCAATGTATCGGATCTAAAAAGTATCAAGAGGCCTATGTATATGGCTTATTAACGACCGGCATTGGGGTCTTATTTATGAGCGTGATTGGGGTTTTTATGTTTATTCTTGCTCCTTGGTTAGCTAGCTGGTTTACTACAGAAGCTAGTGCCATTAAAATGGTGACAATTGCGCTACGAATTGACGCTTTTGCGCAACCTGCATTAGCTGTAGGTCTAATTCTGACGGGGGCTTTGCAAGGGGCTGGCGATACCAAAACCCCGATGTATAGTACGGCTGTAGGAATGTGGGTTGTTCGCATCATTGGTATTTATGTGTTAGGAATAAAGTTAGATATGGGGATAGCGGGTGTCTGGCTTGCGATTGCTTTAGATATTTTTGTTCGTGCAATCTTTTTATTTTGGAAATATCACAATCTCTTTCAAAAATTTAATCATTCAATATCAGGGGAAAAAGTATCAAAATAG
- a CDS encoding cupredoxin domain-containing protein: protein MKKWLLASVLLSVLLVLAACGGTGKEDNTGSSEDATASTEVNITGKNFEFDHAEYTVKAGEKVKITYKNEEGMHGIAIDGLDVDIKGDGEATLTPTEPGEYTIYCNIPCGAGHADMKSTLIVT, encoded by the coding sequence TTGAAAAAATGGTTATTGGCATCAGTTTTATTAAGTGTTTTGCTTGTACTCGCTGCTTGTGGCGGAACGGGGAAGGAAGATAATACCGGCTCTTCGGAAGATGCAACTGCTAGTACCGAAGTAAATATTACAGGGAAAAACTTTGAATTTGATCATGCAGAATATACTGTCAAGGCTGGCGAGAAGGTTAAAATAACATATAAAAACGAAGAAGGAATGCACGGGATTGCCATCGATGGCCTTGATGTGGACATAAAAGGCGATGGAGAGGCAACTTTAACACCTACAGAGCCGGGTGAATATACAATCTACTGTAATATTCCATGCGGTGCGGGACATGCCGATATGAAATCAACACTGATTGTCACGTAA